The following proteins come from a genomic window of Thermus tengchongensis:
- a CDS encoding PIN-like domain-containing protein, with the protein MSLVYFCDRNLGKSFPGKLRELGLWVEKHDDHFQQDTPDEVWIKQVSLEGWIISKLAPPEYPA; encoded by the coding sequence GTGAGTTTGGTTTATTTTTGTGACCGCAACTTGGGTAAGAGTTTCCCGGGGAAGCTCAGAGAGCTTGGCCTTTGGGTGGAGAAACACGACGACCATTTTCAGCAGGACACCCCTGACGAAGTTTGGATCAAACAGGTGAGCCTTGAGGGATGGATCATCTCAAAACTTGCACCTCCCGAATACCCTGCATAA